From the genome of Halostella limicola, one region includes:
- a CDS encoding DoxX family membrane protein: protein MVKNAMSTQSIRTRFLGTETSYSVSGAWLSYWILLLRLTAGWWMLHAGLDKIWAWPFDASWFVGGAAQGTILAPFVTPFSDGILLSFVNVAVPLGQTAIGIGLILGLLTRTAAFFGAYLMLFFYFINGYGGGWAHGMVTGELLGIMVFGTIVALGAGGVLAVDNRLREMEPFENTRLRRLLG from the coding sequence GTGGTGAAGAATGCCATGTCAACACAATCCATCCGTACGAGGTTCCTCGGAACCGAGACGTCGTACTCGGTCTCGGGAGCCTGGTTGTCGTATTGGATCCTGCTGCTCCGGCTGACCGCCGGGTGGTGGATGCTCCACGCCGGTCTGGACAAGATCTGGGCGTGGCCCTTCGACGCCAGCTGGTTCGTCGGCGGGGCCGCTCAGGGCACGATTCTCGCTCCCTTCGTCACGCCGTTCAGCGACGGCATCCTGTTGTCGTTCGTCAACGTGGCGGTACCGCTCGGGCAAACCGCCATCGGTATTGGGCTCATACTCGGCCTCCTCACGAGGACCGCTGCCTTCTTCGGCGCCTACCTGATGCTCTTCTTCTACTTCATCAACGGCTACGGCGGCGGCTGGGCCCACGGCATGGTCACCGGTGAACTACTCGGGATCATGGTCTTCGGGACCATCGTGGCCCTTGGAGCGGGCGGCGTCCTGGCAGTCGACAACCGCCTGCGGGAGATGGAACCGTTCGAAAACACGCGATTACGGAGACTTCTCGGGTGA
- a CDS encoding DUF1059 domain-containing protein — MAYQFECTAPDCVFLIRAADQEEVIAQVQRHSEEQHEKSPPPKDVLLERMETVDVE; from the coding sequence ATGGCGTATCAATTCGAGTGCACGGCCCCGGACTGCGTGTTCCTGATTCGGGCCGCGGACCAAGAAGAGGTCATCGCACAGGTCCAACGACATTCGGAAGAACAACATGAGAAATCCCCGCCACCCAAGGACGTACTCCTGGAGCGAATGGAGACCGTCGACGTCGAGTGA